In Musa acuminata AAA Group cultivar baxijiao chromosome BXJ2-8, Cavendish_Baxijiao_AAA, whole genome shotgun sequence, one genomic interval encodes:
- the LOC103974562 gene encoding uncharacterized protein LOC103974562: MASSSRRSTCPVLTSRRSISPGCGSSAFASSSSSFAAWSYASFLHHDYQHHRSASPTRVHLLGTAYTPAPGVRFTLDRSTSPGRSLATANKRSSASVRRTCLCSPTTHPGSFRCSLHKGLSSRSAAVSAPSNCLNARRSAMTNSLVRIGTVEGDWVKRALAALIRPSSHQQRRRVDFQPRPSRLSRMSKADDP; encoded by the coding sequence ATGGCGTCATCTTCTAGAAGATCCACCTGTCCGGTGCTGACTTCGCGGCGATCGATCTCGCCGGGCTGCGGATCCTCCGCCTTCGCCTCCTCTTCTTCGAGCTTTGCAGCCTGGTCATACGCCTCATTCTTACACCACGACTACCAGCATCACCGTTCTGCCTCCCCCACCCGTGTCCACCTCCTGGGCACCGCCTATACACCGGCCCCGGGCGTACGGTTCACCCTCGACCGATCCACCTCGCCCGGCCGCTCCCTCGCAACCGCGAACAAGCGCTCCTCGGCATCCGTCCGCCGCACCTGCCTTTGCTCCCCTACCACTCACCCCGGATCGTTCCGCTGCAGCCTTCACAAGGGCCTCAGTTCCCGCTCCGCTGCCGTTTCCGCCCCGTCGAACTGCCTCAACGCCCGCCGTTCCGCGATGACGAACTCGCTGGTACGAATCGGGACCGTGGAGGGCGACTGGGTGAAGCGCGCACTTGCAGCCCTTATTCGCCCCTCCTCCCATCAGCAGCGGCGGAGGGTCGACTTCCAACCTCGTCCCAGCCGCCTATCTCGCATGTCTAAGGCCGACGATCCGTAG